One genomic window of bacterium includes the following:
- a CDS encoding glycosyltransferase produces the protein MEKPKISLIIPAYNEEKFIGKCLESVERAKEYYGKPSLIETIVVNNCSTDNTEKIALDYKTKIVLEEERRIASVRNKGVSVAKGDILAFLDADSTITPNMFTLIDEAMSCGKYIGGGTDVKLERNSFGIFCTYCITKFPYMWLFGIMVGMLFTGKKTFEEMGGFDESLYCAEDSIFAWNLKKFGKQKRKRFKVITDAYVTTSARAFDEFGDWYYFRFLPRFLRHPEKVIANKEFCDRFWYNVRR, from the coding sequence ATGGAAAAGCCGAAAATCTCATTGATTATTCCTGCATACAATGAAGAAAAATTTATTGGAAAGTGCCTTGAATCAGTTGAGAGAGCAAAGGAGTATTATGGAAAGCCATCTTTGATTGAAACTATAGTGGTCAACAACTGTTCTACTGATAATACAGAAAAGATTGCTCTGGATTATAAAACCAAGATTGTTCTTGAAGAAGAAAGGCGGATTGCCTCGGTAAGAAATAAAGGGGTATCTGTAGCCAAAGGTGATATACTTGCCTTTTTGGATGCCGATAGCACCATAACTCCTAATATGTTTACACTGATTGATGAAGCAATGTCCTGTGGAAAATATATTGGTGGTGGAACGGATGTAAAGCTTGAGAGAAATTCTTTTGGTATTTTTTGCACATATTGCATAACAAAATTTCCTTATATGTGGCTATTTGGTATTATGGTTGGAATGCTATTTACAGGAAAGAAGACATTTGAAGAAATGGGTGGGTTCGATGAATCACTTTATTGTGCTGAGGATTCAATATTTGCGTGGAACCTTAAGAAATTTGGTAAGCAAAAAAGGAAGAGATTTAAAGTCATTACTGATGCTTATGTGACTACTTCAGCAAGAGCTTTTGATGAATTTGGCGATTGGTATTATTTCAGATTTCTCCCAAGGTTTTTAAGGCATCCAGAAAAGGTGATAGCGAATAAGGAATTTTGCGACAGATTCTGGTATAATGTTAGAAGATAA